The DNA region CGCATGGTCTCCATCGACCGCTACGCCTCCCTTGCCCACCTCTCCGCCAAGCTCTCCCGCGACCTCGTCGGCGGCGCAACCTTCGCTCTCAAGTACCAGCTCCCCAACGAGGACCTCGATTCGCTGATCTCCGTCTCGACTGATGAGGATCTCGAGAACATGATCGACGAGCTCGATCGCATCTCCGCCTCCCCGGCTTCTTCTTCCAGCGGAGGTGGCTCGACGCGCTCCGCCCGCCTTCGTGTGTTTCTTTTCCCGTCGAAGCCGGATTCGGCGCCCATCGGGCCGCCAATCGATGGATCCAAGTCGGAGACTTGGTTCGTCGACTCCCTCAACAACGCGACGGGCGGCCTGGGCGTGGATGACATCCCCCGACTCCTTGCCCTAGACGATGAGGATTCCTCCATCAACTCGCTCCGCCGCAGCGACGGCGACCGCGACGGCCGACAGCTGGAACCTGAGCGGCCCGTCCTCCCCCGTCCCGACTCCTTCGGCAAGATCAGACGCCATGGCCAGGAGAGCCAATCCGTCCCCAATTCACCAATGCTCGATAAGGCTTCTTCCTTCGGATCCACCTCCTCCGCTCCATCTCTCTCCAATCTCCCACCCATCCCCATTCCCACAATCGACCACATCGCCGATCGCCGTCTTGATCCTCTCCCGGTCGCCATTTCTTCATCTCTCATGAGGACCTCCGACGGCAACAACTCCGATCTCGGCGGATTCCGAAATCCAAAGCAGCCTCCAAACGCTACTCAAAGCAACACCATCACCTCTGATCCAGCATCAAGGTATGATTTTTTCCCCCTTCCAACTATTGAATTTTACCAAATCATTGTGAAATTATCTTGATCCCTTCGTTTAGATCCATCCACTCGATGCAAAACTCCGATCCAAAGATACCTTCTGACCAAGTAGTTTATGTAATACCTGCGATTCAACCGGAGCAACAATCTAATCTCCATCTCCATCAACAGCAGCTACAGTTCATACCGGCCAATCCCCATTATCTACACCAGCCAGCACCTGGTTCTGTTCTCCCCGTGCCTTCCTATTACCCGATCGCCGGTCATTCGCTGCAGCAAATGCCGCAAGCTCGCCCACTCAACCACCCAATTCCGGTGTTCTATGTGCCTGTCCATCATACCTCACCTTACAATTGGGCACCAGTTCAGCCCGACTTGAATGATCCAAGTTCTTCACCATCTTCGGCGACATTATCAGCTGCGCCTTCTTCATCGCAACCTCAATTGATCCATGTCGCAGCCAATCAAAGCCCCCATCCTTACGGAGGAGCAGGGTTTCATGTTATGCAGCATCCACACCTGTCTCAGCCCCCTGCAACAATGGCCAACTATCCTTATCAGCAGATGCACTACTCTCAGGCCACTTCCCAGCCGGTGTTGCTCCGGCAACATCAGGGGGTTGGTTCTGCGTCTCTAGTTCCCGAAGTAGCGGCTACTCCCGGAGATGGCAGCGCCTCCGGAGCACCATGATCACTGTCATTTGGCTTGTAGAGGATCTGGAGGAAGGTATGAACTTAAGAACTTTATTAGGCAGTCTCATTGCTTACTGGTACTTCATGGCCTTGTCATTAGTGCAAAACTGGCATGTTAATACACTGTATTATTAGAATAAACTTGTCAATACTTGGTGATTGTATTAATTTGCCAGTTCTTGATGAAAAATCTTGTTTACTTGTCTTGAGAGACAAGGGCTTTCCGGTCCATGTGAGTTGGAGCTTGAGCTTCGCGGTAGATGATGAATTCTGTTAAATAATATTCCACAATCTTAGAGATATTACGGAAATTACAATCAAAATCAGATATCTATCGAGATGATAATTTTAAACTGCTATCTTAGTTGGTTAAGTTGATCTGTTGAATTATCCAAGCGGTGTTCCCAAATAGGAAGATTGGTACTCAAGCGCTGAGTGCCGCAAGGTTCAAGTAATTCGGGTGCTTTCCTAGCCGTAGTGGGAAAGTTATTAACCGAATGCTCCCAAGTGGGAAGTCGTTAGCCGAATGCTTCCTAGTGTCATGAGGTCTAAGGGCGTAGCAAGTGCTAGCCCAGCAATTAGATACCTAATATCTTAAGCCCATAGATTTTGCAATCTTTTTCTTAGTTACAATCTCTGCAGCAAGTTTAGCCTAGGGCAGTTGATGATCCTACCCAACAACTAGATACCTGGTATCATAAATCGATAGATCTTGCAATCTTTTTCTCAGTCACAGATGCCGCCGTAAGTTTAGTCCAGGGTTATTCTtagttcagatcctctgtccccGTTTTCCTCTGTCTCCGTGTCCCATTGTCGATTTGATggatcagattaaatctcaaGACATTATGACATCTTTAAAATATGTGCAGTATCTTCGTGATGTGCAAGACATCTttgagatttaatctgatccGTCTGATTGATAATTGTACACGAGGACAGAAGAAAATGGAGACAGAAGATCTGAACTCGATTATTCTGGCTACCTCATGGACAAGGTCAAGGCATTCAGCTAGCGAACTCCTATCAAGTTTAGTCCAGGGTAGTTATACTTGATAGTCCAGGGTAGTTAAAGATCCTGACTTCGTCATTGACGAGGTCAAGGCATTAAGCTAGCGAACTCCTATCAAGGTCCAGCTCATTTCTTGCGACCTATCAAGCTCGTTTTATGCGAACTCCTATTGTTTCTAGAGTCCTTCACTCCTAAC from Zingiber officinale cultivar Zhangliang chromosome 4B, Zo_v1.1, whole genome shotgun sequence includes:
- the LOC121976648 gene encoding uncharacterized protein LOC121976648, which encodes MESVAAGASVAGYHSVESSPRSRAGDSWDDPATSARFRVMCSYGGQILPRLADKSLCYIGGETRMVSIDRYASLAHLSAKLSRDLVGGATFALKYQLPNEDLDSLISVSTDEDLENMIDELDRISASPASSSSGGGSTRSARLRVFLFPSKPDSAPIGPPIDGSKSETWFVDSLNNATGGLGVDDIPRLLALDDEDSSINSLRRSDGDRDGRQLEPERPVLPRPDSFGKIRRHGQESQSVPNSPMLDKASSFGSTSSAPSLSNLPPIPIPTIDHIADRRLDPLPVAISSSLMRTSDGNNSDLGGFRNPKQPPNATQSNTITSDPASRSIHSMQNSDPKIPSDQVVYVIPAIQPEQQSNLHLHQQQLQFIPANPHYLHQPAPGSVLPVPSYYPIAGHSLQQMPQARPLNHPIPVFYVPVHHTSPYNWAPVQPDLNDPSSSPSSATLSAAPSSSQPQLIHVAANQSPHPYGGAGFHVMQHPHLSQPPATMANYPYQQMHYSQATSQPVLLRQHQGVGSASLVPEVAATPGDGSASGAP